A single region of the Malaclemys terrapin pileata isolate rMalTer1 chromosome 4, rMalTer1.hap1, whole genome shotgun sequence genome encodes:
- the LOC128836350 gene encoding kinesin-like protein KIF21B has protein sequence MRVIKRLKKVKIYVQGLINPVGGARSARTAPLQCISVEEGHSKPVLRVDATNELLFSGSKDRSCKMWNLVTGQDIASLKGHPNNVVSIKYCSHSGLVFTVSTSYIKVWDIRDSAKCIRTLTSSGQVISGDACAGTTTRTIASVQGEHQSNQMALNPTGTMLYAAAGNIVHIWELNRLQPIGKLTGHIGPVMCLTVNQTASNHDLVVTGSKDHYVKMFEIADSVVGNVGPTHNFEPPHYDGIECLAIQGDVLFSGSGDNGIKKWDLQQQELLQQIPNAHKDWVCALAFVPGRPMLLSACRGGVVKVWNMENFSPVGEIKGHDSPINAICTNSKHIFTASSDLTVKLWSWRRLLNGPT, from the exons atgagagttattaagAGGTTAAAGAAggtaaaaatatatgtacag GGCCTCATTAACCCCGTGGGCGGTGCCAGGAGCGCCCGGACAGCCCCGCTGCAGTGCATCTCCGTGGAGGAAGGACACTCCAAGCCCGTTCTCCGCGTGGACGCCACCAACGAGCTGCTCTTCTCCGGATCCAAAG ACCGGAGCTGCAAAATGTGGAACCTGGTGACGGGCCAGGATATCGCCTCGCTAAAGGGCCACCCCAATAATGTGGTGTCCATCAAGTACTGCAGCCACTCAGGGTTGGTCTTCACTGTCTCCACCTCCTACATCAAGGTGTGGGATATCCGGGATTCGGCCAAATGCATCCGCACCCTCAC CTCTTCAGGTCAGGTGATCTCTGGGGACGCCTGTGCTGGGACGACCACCCGCACCATCGCCAGCGTGCAGGGGGAGCACCAGAGCAACCAGATGGCACTCAACCCCACCGGCACCATGCTCTACGCTGCCGCCGGGAACATTGTCCACATCTGGGAGCTCAACAG GTTGCAGCCTATCGGGAAGCTGACCGGCCACATCGGGCCTGTGATGTGTCTCACTGTGAACCAGACTGCGAGCAACCATGACCTGGTCGTCACCGGCTCCAAGGATCACTACGTCAAG ATGTTTGAGATTGCGGACAGCGTGGTGGGGAACGTCGGCCCCACCCATAACTTCGAGCCCCCGCACTACGACGGCATCGAGTGTCTGGCCATCCAGGGCGACGTGCTCTTCAGCGGCTCCGGGGACAACGGGATCAAGAAGTGggacctgcagcagcaggagctcctccAG CAAATCCCCAACGCGCACAAGGACTGGGTCTGCGCCCTGGCCTTCGTCCCCGGCCGCCCCATGCTGCTGAGCGCCTGCCGCGGGGGTGTGGTGAAGGTCTGGAACATGGAGAACTTCTCGCCCGTTGGGGAGATCAAGGGCCACGACAGCCCCATCAATGCCATCTGCACCAATTCCAAGCACATATTCACTGCTTCCAG cgaCCTGACAGTGaagctctggagctggagaagaTTGCTGAACGGCCCGACCTAG